The Alistipes finegoldii DSM 17242 DNA segment GATCGGGCTGGACAAGCGCTGGCTCGAACCCTACGGCATCGACCCCGACACGACCTTCGCGGCGCTGATTCCCTACAGCGGGCAGGTGGTGACCCACTTCGCGCGCCGCCGCGAGATGGGGATTCCCGACACGCAGGTGGTGGTGGACGACATGGCGCCGCTCAATTACGTGCGGCCCGACTGCCGACCGATCCTGATCCTTTCGGGTGACAGGGAGCGGGAGATGCTGGGCCGCTACGAGGAGAACGCCTACTTCTGGCGCATGATGCGCGTGGCGGGGCATCCCGACGTGCGGATTTACGAGTTCGACGGCTTCGACCACGGCAACATGCCGCAGGCCGGGCACTTTGCGGCGGTGCGCTATATCCGCGAGATGGAGCGGAAAATGGAGCGGTAGTTGTGTAGAATCGGAGCTATGAAAATAAACGGATATGCGCTTTTGCAGGCCGCGGCAGCCTTGTGCGCCGCGCTTGCGCTGACGGGGTGTTCGCTGCTGAAGGTCGCCGTGGCTACGGGCGACCCCCTGTCGAAAGAGGAGATGAACGTGCGGACGATGACGCGCGGATTCTATTACGACATGGCCGCAGAGGTGGCGCGCACGGCCGATTCGATCGCCCAAGCGGCGCCGGATGTGGCTACGCGGGTCGCCGCCGTGCGGTGGAAGATACGCGCTACGCGGGCGGGCGTCTCGGCCGCCATGCAGGGAATTCCCGATGTGGCGCTGGCCGACATGTGGATACTCTGCCGGCGGATGAACGAACGCTTTGCGGCGACGCCCGATTCGCTGCTGTTCGGGGCGCAGAGCGGCATGGCGCGCGATGCGGCGGCGCGGCTCGACCGCCGGGCCGCGCGGCTGGCGCGGCAGGTGTTGGCGGAGGAGCGTTACGCGCTGATGGAGCGTTTTGTCGCGCAGTATGTGCGGGACAATCCCTCCGAAGAGGGGATGGAGGCTGCGAACACCACCCTTGCGTGGATCGAGTTCCTGCGCGAGAACGGCGTAGAGCACGCCTATGCGACGGGTTCGATCGCCGAAGTGCTGGCCGACGTGAACGACCGCGTGAGCAGCCAGACGCAGCAACTGGCCAGCAGCGTCGGCTGGTCGAAGGACATTCTCGAAATGCAGCTGCAGCAGGACAGCCTGCGCATGGAGGTCGGGGCGCGCCTCGACTCGCTCGAACGCAGTTTCACGCGCATCGTCGTCGTGGCCGAGCATCTGCCCGAAATATCGGACCGGGTGCTGGACGAGCTGAACAAACAGGTGACGCAGCTGATATATACGATGAATTACAGCGTCGATAACGCCTTTGCCGATTTCGACCGCCAGCGCGACGAGCTGCAGCGGTATGTGACCGGAGAGCGGCAGGCGTTGGTCGAGCAGCTGCGGCAGACGGCCGGCGAGGTGGTGCGGACGACGCTCGACGCGGTGCCGGGGCTGGTGGGCAAGGTGTTGCTGTACGTGGTGTTGGCGCTCGCGGTGCTGATCGGGGGACCCTTTGCGCTGGGGTTCTGGCTGGGCGGCGTGAGGGCGAGGGCCGGAGCGAAGAGAAAGGAGTAGGCGGCGGTCCCGACCGGACTGCGGGTGTCTGAAACGGAACGGGTGCGGCGGCCAGATCGCCGTGTCGGCGGAGGTGAAGGACGAGGGCGGCGCTTCGGCAAAATGCAAGCGAACTTGCTTTTGCCCTCAGTTTGCACTATCTTTACAGAACATAGGCGGCGGCTCGGCAATGTCCAAATAAATTTGGCATTGCTCTCGCCTTGCACTATCTTTGCCGCAAATTGGAAGACGATGGCTCGCAAAAAGGCAAATTATCCCCTCATCGAGGGGCTTGAAATAACGACGCTCGCCGCCGAAGGCAAGGCGATGGGACGCTGGAACGACGTGGTGGTGTTCGTGCCGCTGACCGTTCCGGGCGACGTGGTGGATGTGCAGATACGCTCCAAGCGCCGCAGGTTCATGGAGGGATTCGTGGTCCGCTACGTCAGAAAATCGCCGCTGCGCGCGGAGGCCTTCTGCGCCCATTTCGGGGTTTGCGGGGGCTGCAAGTGGCAGAACCTGCCCTACGAGGAGCAGCTGCGCTTCAAGACCGAGCAGGTGCGCGACCAGCTGACGCGCATCGGCAAGATCGCACTGCCGCAGATCGCGCCCTGTCTGGGTTCGGAGCAGACCCGGTTTTACCGCAACAAACTCGAATTCACCTTCGCCGACCGCCGCTGGCTGACGCGCGAAGAGGTGGAGAGCGGGACGGACTTCGATGCCGCGCCCGCGCTCGGATTCCATATTCCCAACATGTTCGACAAGGTGCTGGACATCGACAAGTGCTGGCTCCAGCCCGATCCGTCGAATGACATCCGCACCGAGACCAGACGCTTCTGCATCGAAAACGGCTACACGTTCCACAACGCCCGCGAACACAGGGGGCTGATGCGCAACATGATCGTCCGCACGGCTTCGACGGGCGAGGTGATGGTGATCGTGGTGTTCGGCGAGGACGACCGGGAGCGGATCGCCGCGCTGCTGGACCATCTGGCGGCGAATTTCCCGCAGATCACGTCGCTGTTCTACATCGTCAACACCAAGTTCAACGATTCGGTCGGGGACCTCGATCCGGTTTGCTACAAGGGCAAGGACCATATCGTCGAAGAGATGGAGGGGCTGCGGTTCAAGGTGGGGCCGAAGTCGTTTTACCAGACCAATTCGGCGCAGGCGTACGAGCTTTACAAGGTGGCGCGGGAGTTCGCGGACCTCAAACCGGAGGACGTGCTTTACGACCTCTACACCGGGACGGGGACCATCGCCAATTTCTGCGCCGCGCGGTGCCGCCGGGTGGTGGGCGTGGAGTATGTGCCCGAAGCGATCGCCGATGCGAAGGTCAATTCGCAGATCAACGGCATCGGGAATACGGTTTTCTATGCGGGCGACATGAAGCAGGTGCTGAGCGACGGGTTCGTCGCCGCCAACGGCCGTCCCGACGTGATCATCCTCGATCCGCCGCGTGCGGGCGTGGACGAGCCGGTGATCGGGGTGATCCTGCGCGCCGCGCCCCGGCGGATCGTCTACGTGAGCTGCAATCCCGCCACGCAGGCCCGCGACTTGGCGCTGCTCGACGCCGATTACCGCGTCGAGGCGGTACAGCCCGTGGACATGTTCCCCCACACGCACCATGTGGAAAACGTCGTGAAACTCGTACGGCGATGAGACTGGACGGTTTCGGGATATTCGTCGAGCGGATGCCGGCCATGGTCCGCTTCTACCGCGACGTGCTGGGATTCGAGATCCGCGAGGATGAAAACGCCTCGAACGTCTATCTGGAAAAGGACGGAACGCTGTTCCTGCTCTACCGCAGGGCGGATTTCGAGAAGATGACCGGCCGCAGGTTCGGCTATGCCGGCCCGGTGAACGGGCATTACGAGATTGCCCTGAGCGTCGAAAACCATGCGGCGGTCGATGCGGCCTTCCGCGAGGTCGTCGCCAAAGGCGCCCGGCCCGTCATGGAACCCACAACCGAACCGTGGGGCCAGCGCACCTGCTACGTGGCCGACCCCGAAGGCAACCTGATCGAAATAGGGTCGTTCAAGGCATGATTCCGGAGAGGGGATGCAGTATTTCGGATTTTTGGCGTTTTATTTGCAAGACAGTTACCTAAAAAACGGAAAATATGAAAAAACTGATTTTAATGGCGGCGGTGGCGCTGATGGCTCTTCCCGCGGCGGCACAGATGCAGGAGGCTTTCCCCAGCTATATTCAGGTGAACGGACGCGCCGAGAAGGAGATCACGCCCGACGAGTTCTACCTCTCGATCGTCATCAACGAGCGCGATTCGAAGGGCAAGATTTCGGTCGAGAGCCAGCAGCGCGACATGATCGCGGCCCTCAAGCGGCTGGGCGTGAACGTCGAGAAGCAGCTGAAGGTGGCCAACCTTTCGAGCGAGTTCTTCAAGAAGAACACTTCGGTGGCGACGGCCAAGTACCAGCTTCAGCTGGGATCCTCGGCCGAGGTGGCCAAGGTGTGGCAGGCGCTCGACGGACTCGGCATCTCGAACGTTTCGATCCTGAAGGTGTCGCACTCGAAGATCGACGAGTATAAGGAGCAGGTGCGCGTCGAAGCGATGCAGAACGCCAAGCAGAGCGCCCAGACGCTGGCCGGGGCGATCGGGCAGAATGTCGGCAAGTGCTTCTATATTTACGACTCGAACAACAACGTGATGCCGGTGCTGTATGACAACATGGCCGTGATGCGCAGTGCGAAGACCGGGTATGGCGAAGAGGCCGCGGCGGACGAACCGCTCGACTTCAAGACCATCAAGCTGCAGTATAACGTGCAGGCGAAATTCGTGCTGGAGTAGCTCTCCGGCGGCATATGCGAAGAGGATGTCCCGCGAAGGGCGTCCTCTTCGTCGTCTCAGGGTGTCGCGGACGGAGGTTGTCGCGCTTCGGGTCCCGGATTCGCGGGCGGAGCGCGGAGGAAGGCCGGGCGTGGTCGCGGACGAAGCCCGCCGGATGCGAAAAACGGTGCCGGATGGTGCGGATTCCGAAAAATTATACTATCTTTGTTTACTTTACCCTTTAAAAAAGGAGGAGTTATGGAAAAACAGTTTTGTTTCAACTACGAGCATTATGCGGCTCTTGCCGAGCTGTCCGATGCGGACCGTGAGCTGGTTCGGGAGGCCGAACGGGCCACGGCCAACGCCAATGCGCCCTATTCGAAGTTCCGGGTGGGAGCGGCTGCGCGGCTGCGCAGCGGGAAAATCCTCTACGGAAGCAATTTCGAGAGCGAGGTCTATCCTGCGGGACTCTGCGCCGAGCGGACGCTGATGTTTTATGCGCAGGCCAATTATGCCGACGATCCGATCGAGACGCTGGCGATCGCTTCCGATCCCTCGGAGCGCGAATGTTATCCCTGCGGCCAGTGCCGTCAGGTGATGGTGGACGTCGAACGCCGTCAGGGCGCGCCCATGCGGGTCATCATGAGCGGCGGCGGCACGGCGACGGCCGTCGATTCGGCGGCGCTGCTGCTGCCCTTCACGTTCGTGCTCTGACCCGCAGCGAGCATGTCCGAGATACCGGCTTCGGCGGCGCGGCCCGCCGACGGCGGAGAAACGTTGCGTTGAAGTACAGGCCGCTTTTAGAAATACCCGAAAAATGTTCACTCCCGAAGATATCCTCTACGAAGACAATCATCTGCTGATCGTCAATAAACGCTGCGGCGATCTGGTGCAGCCCGATCCGTCGGGCGAAAGCGCGCTCGAAGACCAGATAAAGGCCTTTGTCAAACGCCGCGACGCCAAGCCCGGCGACGTGTTCCTCGGCGTGGTGCACCGCATCGACCGTCCGGTGAGCGGCGCGGTGCTGTTCGCCAAGACCTCGAAGGCCCTGACGCGGCTCAACGAGATGATCCGCGAGGGCCGCATCCGCAAGGTCTACTGGGCCTTGACCGAACGGACGCCCGACCCCGAAAGCGGCGAACTGCGCCACTACATCCTGCGCGACGCCCGCACCAACCGCTCGCGGGCCTGCGACGGGCCGAAGCCCGGCGCCAAGGAGGCGCGCCTGCGTTACGAAACGCTGGGGGCGGGGACCAACTATACGCTCGTCGAGGTGGAGCTGCTGACGGGGCGTCACCACCAGATCCGCGCCCAGCTCTCGAAGATCGGGTGTCCGATCCGCGGCGACCTGAAATACGGCGCGCGGCGTTCGCTGCCCGGCGGCGGCATCTCGCTCCATTCGCGGCGGGTCGAGTTCGAACACCCCGTGCGCCGTGAACCCGTGAGCGTCACGGCTCCCGCGCCTGCGGACGACAACCTGTGGGCTTATTTCGAAACCCGTTGATTTCCCGGAAAATATGCGATTGTTGATTCAGCGCGTGAAGAACGCTTCCGTCAGCGTCGGCGGCGATGAGCTGTCCCGGATCGGGCAGGGCCTGCTGGTGCTGGTCGGCGTGGGCGTGGAGGACACGGACGAAGATATGGAGTATCTGGCGGGCAAGCTGGTCCGTCTGCGGATTTTCGACGACGGGCAGGGGGTGATGAACCTCGACGTGCGGCAGGTCGGCGGCGAGGTGCTGGTGGTGAGCCAGTTCACGCTGCAGGCTTCGACCCGCAAGGGCAACCGCCCGTCGTATGTCAGGGCGGCGCCCGAAGCCGTCTCGCGCCCGATGTACGAGCGTTTCACGGCCCGCGTGGCCGAGCTGCTGGGCCGGGAGGTGCCGACGGGGGAGTTCGGCGCCGACATGCAGGTGGCGCTGGTGAACGACGGTCCGGTGACCATCTGGATAGATTCCAAAATGAGGGATTGTTAACCGAAAAATAGAAGATGAAAAGATTATTGACAGTTTTGCTGGCAGGTATTTCCGCAGGTTTCGCCTCCTGCGGAGACGACGGCGCGGAGAAGGGGGACACATGGTTCCTGAAACCCGAAGCGGTGGTTTCGGGAACGACGGCGGAGATCTCCTGCCGCACGAAATTCGCCGACGGCGTGCTGACCGAGAGCGGCGCGGGGTTCGTATACACGCGGATCGGAGCCGCGGACGGCTATTTCGACGCCGAGCCGGTGGAGGTGAGCGGGAATGCGCTTTCGTGCCATTTGAGCGACCTCGAACCCGAAACCGACTACTTGGTGTACGCTTATCTGGAGCTGGGCGGCGCAGGGCGCATGCAGAGCGAATCGGTCTCCTTCCGGACCGGGAAGGGAAGCGATCCGGGGAATGCGCCGGCATTCGGACAGCCCGCCTACTCGGAGGTGACCTCCTC contains these protein-coding regions:
- the rlmD gene encoding 23S rRNA (uracil(1939)-C(5))-methyltransferase RlmD is translated as MARKKANYPLIEGLEITTLAAEGKAMGRWNDVVVFVPLTVPGDVVDVQIRSKRRRFMEGFVVRYVRKSPLRAEAFCAHFGVCGGCKWQNLPYEEQLRFKTEQVRDQLTRIGKIALPQIAPCLGSEQTRFYRNKLEFTFADRRWLTREEVESGTDFDAAPALGFHIPNMFDKVLDIDKCWLQPDPSNDIRTETRRFCIENGYTFHNAREHRGLMRNMIVRTASTGEVMVIVVFGEDDRERIAALLDHLAANFPQITSLFYIVNTKFNDSVGDLDPVCYKGKDHIVEEMEGLRFKVGPKSFYQTNSAQAYELYKVAREFADLKPEDVLYDLYTGTGTIANFCAARCRRVVGVEYVPEAIADAKVNSQINGIGNTVFYAGDMKQVLSDGFVAANGRPDVIILDPPRAGVDEPVIGVILRAAPRRIVYVSCNPATQARDLALLDADYRVEAVQPVDMFPHTHHVENVVKLVRR
- a CDS encoding SIMPL domain-containing protein, which encodes MKKLILMAAVALMALPAAAQMQEAFPSYIQVNGRAEKEITPDEFYLSIVINERDSKGKISVESQQRDMIAALKRLGVNVEKQLKVANLSSEFFKKNTSVATAKYQLQLGSSAEVAKVWQALDGLGISNVSILKVSHSKIDEYKEQVRVEAMQNAKQSAQTLAGAIGQNVGKCFYIYDSNNNVMPVLYDNMAVMRSAKTGYGEEAAADEPLDFKTIKLQYNVQAKFVLE
- a CDS encoding cytidine deaminase gives rise to the protein MEKQFCFNYEHYAALAELSDADRELVREAERATANANAPYSKFRVGAAARLRSGKILYGSNFESEVYPAGLCAERTLMFYAQANYADDPIETLAIASDPSERECYPCGQCRQVMVDVERRQGAPMRVIMSGGGTATAVDSAALLLPFTFVL
- the dtd gene encoding D-aminoacyl-tRNA deacylase: MRLLIQRVKNASVSVGGDELSRIGQGLLVLVGVGVEDTDEDMEYLAGKLVRLRIFDDGQGVMNLDVRQVGGEVLVVSQFTLQASTRKGNRPSYVRAAPEAVSRPMYERFTARVAELLGREVPTGEFGADMQVALVNDGPVTIWIDSKMRDC
- a CDS encoding RluA family pseudouridine synthase: MFTPEDILYEDNHLLIVNKRCGDLVQPDPSGESALEDQIKAFVKRRDAKPGDVFLGVVHRIDRPVSGAVLFAKTSKALTRLNEMIREGRIRKVYWALTERTPDPESGELRHYILRDARTNRSRACDGPKPGAKEARLRYETLGAGTNYTLVEVELLTGRHHQIRAQLSKIGCPIRGDLKYGARRSLPGGGISLHSRRVEFEHPVRREPVSVTAPAPADDNLWAYFETR
- a CDS encoding VOC family protein; the protein is MRLDGFGIFVERMPAMVRFYRDVLGFEIREDENASNVYLEKDGTLFLLYRRADFEKMTGRRFGYAGPVNGHYEIALSVENHAAVDAAFREVVAKGARPVMEPTTEPWGQRTCYVADPEGNLIEIGSFKA